The sequence agtcaggagcctgtaattcaggggTTGTCGTTTgtatatgtgttacatatttgttttttgttcattttttacattaataaggccgtttgttttctcgtttgaattgttttacattgtcttatcggggccttttatagctgactatgcggtatgggctttgctcgttgatgaaggccgtacggtgacctatagttgttaatgtctgtgtaattttggatttttgtggatagttgtctcattggaaatcataccacatcttcttttttatatttaagtacTGATTTTGATTTCTGTCAATCACTAGGtttattagtacatgtatgtcaggTTACAGTGACAACCTATATCCCTATTTTGTTTCTCCGATATTCAATTTAACTAAtgaagttttcttttattttttcaaatttaaagcatctataaataaaaaatatcttcttcATGTTTAAAAGAAACCTTCCTTATCAGCTTGTCTAGAAAACTTAATTATGGAActccaaatgacacagaagtgaAAGAGCATACAATAAATATAGGTTATCTAGAACAGCCGGACTGTTTTAATGGTATTATACGAACcacttattatatagaacaatcaAAGTTATATCATTCTATGAATAAtggataattacaaaaaaaataccgaTGTATAATCATCTAATTGTCATCTGATCGTGCTGCTTCCAATCAATCAAACTTGATAATATGATCCTGTAAAACGGAATTAAAAAAAGTGATAGGAATAAAGATTAAGTCTTTTATATCGGTTTAGATTGATAATGTCGTAACATTCATGATCGAACTCTTGAATCTAATTTAGTTTTCAGTAATATACCCCTTACATTGATAAGCTTCTAACTGGAACTGGACGTGAAACAATGAATAATCAGTCAAGTAATTCAGTTTGACAGTCAGAGTATCGTTTTGTGTGAGTTGTTGtcaagtttatataaaaaattatctcCTTATCATTACAgtattgtttttggttttgctTGTGGTTAGCCAAATGAATCGgaaaaatacactttttttaCCAAGAGTAGAGAGagatggtaaaatattttaatgcacAAAACCCAAATCTAATACAGCTGAAgctaaaatgttttttttttcaccgATTATGATTTTCAAAACGATTCTCATTTTTTGATAACACAGACTCCTGACTATGGACAAGCTAACATATCCGATCCTTAGTTTTTGGTTAATTTATCTTCCAAATTCTGTGAATGAGGTTTAAACATCTAATGTTGcccaaaattaaatattttttcgagttctaaaacacaatttatgacctatattttcaatttaactGCGCAATCATGTTAATAAAACCTGTTGTTATTTTGGTAATTTAACTCCTATAATCGAATTATGAGACTCTAACATCGATAAACTACTGTAGCCAGGAAGCAAACATCTGAAGTTCAGTAAAaaaggaacgaaagataccaaagggacaatcaaactcataaatctagaataaactgacaacgccttgtctaaaaaaagacaaacagaaaatgttgtttgttgtggtttataagtgtttctcgattttcatatatattagaccgttgggtttctcgtttgaatggatTTACACTAGTACTTTTTTAGCCTTGTttggtgtgaaccaaggctccgtgttgaagactggactttgacctataatggtttatttttataagttgttatttgaatggagagttgtctcattggcactcataccacattttcttatatctatgtttgATAGTTCTCAACAAAACGTAAGACAATTCATTGCAAATGTCACtccttagatataggaagatgctAAGTTTGGTAATTGAGACCGATAGGTTAAATACAGTTTCCCATAGAGATTCGTATGCAATAGTTTCCACAAATTGATTACTCTTTCAAGTATCTTCCCCTTTCAACACATAGCCTAACCACACCGATTCACAGTTctaatatcaattaaataattCGTTTATCCCTTATCCCGTCTTTGAACAAAAGTCAAAACCAGTTTTGTATTTGGCCTGCAGCTTGGTAATGATGAGTTGAAACGTTTAatcactttttatatcttttagaCTCCCTCTTAACTGattctataaaatttcaatttaactttcCTGTAGAACAACTGAACATAATGGTTTTATAACTTGTCAGTATCTTGGGCAGATTTCTGAgatatataatttcaatttttccgATGCTTcaaattatcgctattttacgaaattttcctttgatcttgctGACTGATAATTTTCTTTCTCAGCAAGGTAGAATGATTTGAAAGTTTATCGGTAGAAAATAAGGGCACACATGCCCGTTCGTAGTAAAATtaacaacgtcgtcataggtaagataacgataaacagattatcattggtcatctcaactcgattgcttttcttaCTTTCGCCGAACCGGCTCAATCGAggaaatcaatctcgttgagatgaccaacgataatctataataacAAGTGGGGTTGGCTTAACACGACGAATAAAACCACGGTATTCATATTCAAAATCCTCCGACGCCCCCTGGGCATCAAATAGCCGGCCTCTCACCATTTTTAGAATAGAGTTGTCATGATGGGAAAACAATACATTTCAAGGCAGCGAAAAGTGATAATTTGTAAACACCCTTAATTTTGAGGTTGACACCTACACGGACTTCCTATTTTCCGTTAAATtcatatagatatatttatatagatagatacattatcatcaataaatatagataaatcCTCATAGAtaaatttatatagataaatcctcatagataaatttatatagatacattgacatatatatatattataactatAACTTTGTTTTCACTGTAAAACTGGAAGTAAGCCTAGGTCCAAGTCAGCGTACACATTAGACAAAAAAATGTCGAATAACGACACCTGTGCTGTGTGTGAATTATatagtgttatatatatatgtgaatattgCGGTCTCAAATTGTGTGGTGCATGTCTACCGGACCACCAAAAGAAATCGTGTACCGATATTGGGTTCACTTCTGCTAACTGTAATTGTGCTTCACATGATATTATTGTAAGTGGTTACTGTAGTGAATGTTCTGAGCTTACTTGTGTAGAATGTAAAGATCATTCAAAACACGTCATCCTTCCTGTAAAAGTGGTCCATAACAACATCAAAAGAGATTTACATCATGTAAAAGAGGATTTCGATCTTCTTTGTGGCAAACTAAACAGTTACGATAAATTGTGTACGAGTAAAATAAAAGAACTTAGTTTAATCAAACAACAGATAGAATACGAAGGAAATAAATGGATGTATCATATCTTAAGAAAAAAGCAGTTCTTGGTTTCTATTGTTGATGGTAAGATTGACCAGCTACAAGAAAACTGTCAAGAGTTGGAACTGCTTCAAACAACAGCGAAGGCGTGTTTCAGCAATCTTGAAAATAGCAATGTATGGACATTTTTGAAGTCATGGTTGAAAATAAAAGACACAAAGGAAGAGTTTGAAAGTATGGAACCTGGTCCATACTTGTTACAAAAGCTGAAATTTCGTCCTGGAGTCGAAGATTCGTTTGATGTTAGCAGTTTATTTGGCAACCTTATTGTTGACATGTAAGCTTAGCCTTCATTTCATATCAATTGGACATTACTgcaaataatatttatgtagcCCAATTGATAAATTATACTGATAGTAATATATATGTGATAACACGAATACATCGACTAGTAAACAATAGAAAAGGTCAGATTTGTAcgtgaaaaatatatttttctacaaatgaattaaaacaatcaattgagtgaaaaaaaacctgatgGGCATGTATAGACCTACgtgggttaaaaaaaaaatgcacatgtGTTTCTCAGTCTGCTTTGAAATATGCATGTGTGTGTCTTTGTTAACatattgtttttggtttttatagtgattaagattataacactaTGTTGACTTCTGTGACAGTCCCCCTATGTTTGACATTTTCCTATTATGACTcagtctgttttgttcacacatgcctgtcaatgtaatggaattttatgcaactgtcatatGAGTGAGAGGTTTAGACTACTTtacaaccaggtttaatccaccattttcctCGTAGGGAAATGCCTTTTCAAAGTCacgaatatgacagttgttatacactcttttgatgtgtttaagctgctgattttgccatttgataagggactttctgttttgaattttccccgGAGTTCAGTACTTTAATGATTTTACTGTTCACATATCTCatattcatgttttgttttattttaaatcacgTTTTGCGCTCGAACAGTAATCATCtctcttaaaaattaaaaataaatatattggcAAActcaaaatgtatcaaaattacAGGAAAATTATTGTCTCAATGGAACCCTTATCTGCGTATCCTtgcatttttattattattgtccACTTTATATTTATTACTGCTCAACAGAAAAGACCTTATAATAAATCAAgtgaaaaaaatcgaaaaataaattaatatgtaataaaatgaaatgtataaattttatctttcACAGCAATCAAGATAATGAAAAGGGTGAGGTTAAAGAAGACAAAGAGTCATATGAGGAAGAGGTTGAGAAATTTTCATCACGTTTACAGGACTCCAAAGGAGAAACAGGTCCTCAGAAAGCAACCGCACATACGAAAAAAGAGTAACTATTTTATTGGAATGATTTGATAGTATATGTAAGATTAATATGTTACGTGCCAGCTCAACGTTTGATCGGATTCATTTTTCTGTGAAGTAGcttgcttttttcaaaataataataatttattttactatctttatttatacaattaattACCTTTACATACAATTTAAAGAGGTTATCAGCTGATACTCaaacatacaaaacaaatgataagATTTACTACACCTAACCAAAGGGATTGTGTTGTCCATATAGTCCGTTAACTAAATAAAACATCTTCTTTAAAACTGCTCTAGCAATTGAAACTACAACCGCCCGTgcttaaaacattatttgatgACACACCAAGTTAAAACAAATTCTTATTAAGGCTGAAAATAGAACGTACGAgtaaaatttaagtattttctaaaatcttgaaTATTTCATATACAGAGAAATTTAGGCATAACCAATTATGTTAAGAATGTCAATATCTTCTTGCATTATTTTTCATCACATGTACAGGTTATGTATCCAGTACTCATTTTGAAATTTGCTGGTAACGACAGTCTTTCTATAGAACAAGTAGTCTGTCAGTGTATTCAATACTTAACAGTTGAATCCACTTGATGGCCTAATAAAAGTTACATATCTTTGCCGTTTAGCtgatattaaaaattatgaCAGTCACTTGGATGTTGGTTTTGACAAGGAAATTTAGGGATTGTTGTGTTATAAATTTGCACGTCATAACACCACATCCATAGTCATTTATTTCCATTTGGACTGATGTATTGGCACTGGTTAAGGATTTTTAAAATGGAAACACTATTGAGTCTAATTTTAGAATAGAACTACAGGATGGACTGAAGGAACGAAGACGTCGTTACGCAAAATGGACAGACTACATGAATGCAAGAGGAAAGGACCAACAAACGGTGTTTCTGTCACAGTTAAGAT is a genomic window of Mytilus trossulus isolate FHL-02 chromosome 1, PNRI_Mtr1.1.1.hap1, whole genome shotgun sequence containing:
- the LOC134707587 gene encoding uncharacterized protein LOC134707587, yielding MSNNDTCAVCELYSVIYICEYCGLKLCGACLPDHQKKSCTDIGFTSANCNCASHDIIVSGYCSECSELTCVECKDHSKHVILPVKVVHNNIKRDLHHVKEDFDLLCGKLNSYDKLCTSKIKELSLIKQQIEYEGNKWMYHILRKKQFLVSIVDGKIDQLQENCQELELLQTTAKACFSNLENSNVWTFLKSWLKIKDTKEEFESMEPGPYLLQKLKFRPGVEDSFDVSSLFGNLIVDINQDNEKGEVKEDKESYEEEVEKFSSRLQDSKGETGPQKATAHTKKEIELQDGLKERRRRYAKWTDYMNARGKDQQTVFLSQLRLQEEKDNIYKCEQLKDENSAIAKELDSLKKESQQKVTNMLRNHKDEVDSFQKQNQDLQHRLSRKQDELKSLKAVVNSVIELKKGNAKSSVYV